The genome window aaagcatgcatggCCTGAAACTGCTCGTGGTCATGTTTAAATTCGAGATCAAGCCTTAACAGCCTTTAAAGAAATTACAAGTCCGATTCGAGATCAAGTGTccatcacccttgaatcaaacccagttcaagaataagctgtggaaagtcaacaattggaggaaaccagaaaaccctccaacccagttcaagaataagctgtggaaagtcaacaattggaggaaaccagaaaatcctccaacccagttcaagaataagcctgtgaaaagtcaacaattggaggaaaccaaaaaatcctctgaaccagttcaagatcaaagctgtggaaagtcaacaagcgcaacaaaatacgtgccgattcacccactaccaaagcaaaagatcatctaccacatgaagctccttgtggtccaatttcaaccttcaagatcaagcctcaacggcctttgaagaaatttcaaacaaagttcaagatcaagccccaacggcccttgaagaaatcaccaacccagttcaagatcaagcctcaacggcccttggatcaacatctacagtaagggacttcaaaacgcatcttctacacgtgacaagcacatgtatacgacgcgccttgaagtgggggcatttgtagacatcgaaatttcggtaaaataaatgttgatcaataattaaaatttcaatgtttatgtgtcacataaattttacacatagcatgtgactaaacaaaaaatcaaaataaatcggaaaagtcatcaaacaggacacgtgtcaacacctggcagaaatgatttatttcatctaattatttaaatccaaaaaatcaagttttggaattctataaataggaggccaagACATTCATTTTGgagaccaattcataaccaattcacctcataccacaaccttgaagctttgaaactcaaaagctcccaagcaaatcccgaaggatcaagagagctctcttcgttcttcatcaaatcctcattcaaaatcaagccccaacggcccttgaagaacttccgctgattcaagatcaagccccgacggcccttgaagaaagtgtccatcgttcatcattcgttcatccctagatcaagccccaacggccctttggatccacGACGTCAACAAATCTGCACAACtgtttcttccaagatcaagccccaacggccctttggatcaacaatcatccaccaattcaggatcaagccccgacggcccttgaagaaagcaccatcgttcatcatccgttcttccaagatcaagccccgacagcccttggatcaacaacatcaacaaatccacacgtccaaccgttcttcaagatcaagcccaaaagcccttggagatccgttcatcactgttcttcaaagatcaagcccaaaagcccctttgaagatccgctcaaatccaccttcaagatcaagtccacggcccttgcaGAACGttatcaagcccaacggccctttggatcaatcgcacatccacaaatacacaccttacggagatcgaatcagaggatcaagatagagagagattgtaacccaaaatcatcaaatacaaatattattttgtacacgtgtttcttgtctcgttcatcgcaggaatttccgtgtttacaatgATTAACCACTTTAGGCAGTGTGATTAAGTGCTCAAAGTTCATGTGTGAATGCAGTTTAATCTAATCACAATTGTTATAAGATCGTTTTCAGTAGGTAATCAACTATTAACCTATTGTTCTTGCGGTTTAAGAAACTATTTCAACCAACAAAGTGGGCAGCTGAGTTCAATGCTGCATTGACAGTTCCTTTCTTCCACTGGTTGGTTGGGCCTTCTGAGGTAATTATACTGTTTAAGCCAGACTCTATGTGCATAGCATGAATGTAGTTTTGTCACAAAACTAGAAGTTGCACAATTATTCTATCATTTGACATATTAATTTGGTTTTGgtcaatgtcaaattttaatCTTTGATTTGCGGTTTCATTTTGGAGTTGTTTCTGATATACTAATCTATGGGCAACTACCAGGTTGAAGAAGTTGAGATAAATGGGGTGAAGCAAAGCAGTGGAGTTCATATAAAGAAATGCAGGTGgaattattttatatttcattATGTATAAATTGAATCTAGGTTAACACGTAcacataccaatttcaaacctAGCCATATCCAAGTTGGCTAGAGTAATGTACTCTCACTTTGCATCCGAAACTCCCTTTGTAGTTAGATTAGATTGGAATCACGATTGAAACACACACATACAAACCAGTTTTTTATCATTTTGGAGGACTGCAACTATACAGATTAAAGTGATGGGGTGAAGCAAAAACTAATTTTCTAACTTTGACATTCTTGCTCATCAAGATACCTGGAGAACAATGGGTGTGTAGGAATGTGTGTGAATATGTGCAAGTTTCCTACACAAGATTTCTTCACCAATGAATTTGGACTTTCCTTAACCATGATTCCAAGTATGTCTGATTATTTTGGTTATATTGTGCCCAAAAACTGGGATTTAAGGCTGAAATTCTTGTATAATTTGATGCAACACATTCCAAGTGGACAGCGCTTTCTGAATTGGCTGCAGATTTTGAAGATAGGAGTTATGAAATGGTGTATGGCGAAGTTCCACCGCCGTTTGAAGAGGACCCAGTCTCTAAACAGCCATGTTTTACTGATATATGTAAGTTTGTACAACTTCTATTTTTATTTGATCAATGGAGATATATAATCCTGATTTCCACCATGCGTTTATCTGCAGGTTCCATTGCAAATCCCAGCTCCAGTGTTAGTCCGAAACTACAAAATTGAAAGATACATGCTCTTACTTTATTCATTACCATACTGAAGTAGTTCGAGAACACGCTTCAAGCCATATGTCACGGCCATCCTTAAACAGTTCAACGGCAGTTCATATCCTTTGCGCACGTTGAACATGGCGACGCGTGGAAGTTACAATTTGTGCATTCGGATGAAAACTGTCTCATTACAGAAGGGAACTTGTTTGTAAAATTGAGAGGATGAAATATCACTCGTTATATAATCCCCTAGGTCACATCTCATTTTGAAGAATGCTGTGAACCAACAATATCTCTAATAAACCCAACATGCacatttgatttttcgtttgttTTTAACGGCGTATTCAGGAGAAATGATCTTCTTTCCTCCATGAGGTTTTATCAAGTAGTAATTTGCATCGACACAGTAGTTTTTTTTACTATTCGGTATTCTATTCTAAACCATTGGGAGGGGAATTGGAAATCAGGTGCAAAGGGGCGGGTTCACTACCTTAGTCAATAGACGTAACATCTGCATGAGAAATGTATAGTTAATCTTGCAGAATTAAGTGCAGGAACTATGCAAGCAGTTGATGGTGCTGAAATTTAGCCTGCCTTTCGGGCTTTACATGAAAAAGGGGATGAGTTTTCAGCTCTTGCAATTGGGAAAATCTGCTCAAGTTCCTTTCACACCTTTGAAAAATGTTGTGGAAAGAGTTCCAAGAATACAAGCAAACATTAAGACCCCCTTAATTTGTGCTAATTCCTTATATTGACAAACCGAAACTCCAATCACCCGAACAATgctaaattataaaaaaatgtgtATCACTTGATTGGGGTTTTAATCCCACTATTAAATTCTTCACCGATTTGTTTCTTCAAACATTCAATTCACGTTATTTCATTCTTTTTTCAATCTCAAAAGTATTATTCTAATCTTTGACCAGAGGTGTGAGACTTTAAGTCAATATTTTGTACCGTgaattgaatatttttcatgtaGAATATGTCGTTGTAACGATATTTAAAACCAATCAGACACTATTGTACACataaaaaattttaatatataaaatatgatTGACTAAATATATTGTTACGATGATAGGCCGTTGCATGTAAATTTTCTCATATAGTAAGTCCCAATCACATGATATGCgattatatgtgaaatgtatgGGTTGGACCACCCTTTTAACTAATAAAACCGCTCATGCAAAATTCAAACCGCcaccaccttcttcttctttttgccCTTCAAACTTTTTCTTAAGCTTTGGCGGCCCATGTGATTTACTTTGTCCATCTCTACAACTATCCGTGACTTTTTTTGCCACAACAGACAAATCACATTTCTGCAACGTCCCAACACTACACGCGCCTTAAATTATGGCATCCAAAGGCCATAAGTAAATTATATAAACAAAAATGCTACTTTTATCAcatatttgtattattatttgtaTCATTCAATAATAAAAATGGACTCACATGTATTGGGATTCTTATGTATTAGTGGGTTCTATCTCTATTAGAAAAATGATACAAATATTTTATAAGTATAACATTACTCTTCTGtgaattttgatttttcttgttttttttttcctaagacTTTTGACGTGTAGTGAAGTTGTGCAAGTGATGACATATCCTCGTGAACAAAGATTTTTTGTTATCCTCACttgtaatgaaaaaaaaataggggaTAAGCAAATTGCAAACGAATAGTGATTTTcacacttttgtttttttgcttatggtgtttgatttttctttgattCAGTCAAATCGAAGATTGAAAAAACACATAGTAGCGCAAGAATTAAACAAATAAGTGCGGAAATTATTACCAATAAAAAGGTTGAAGAATGGAACCTTTTGTTTATTGAcaaatgctaaggagattctCTCAAAGTGGAACTCTCTATAGATTATctgtcacctcatgtttttgtcaCAATCTTTTATAATCTTGACATGAATATTGACATTAAACCATAAGGTGTCAGATAGTTCATGAAGAGTCTCACTTTTAGAAGCCTTCTTAACATTTCTCTTGTTTTTTGACCATGTAAGAATTATGAACTCTATTGCGTCCTTTTGTCCCACCTTTGTGACTTTTCAGTTTCAGAACATCGAATTCTAGAGGATAAAAGTTTGTAACTTTGGACCAACAGTATGTTTGTCCTCACTCCTCACAGAAAAATATCCCATTTTTGGCGCAGTTGATCCCGTGACCAACCGAACAACCAACTTCCCTCTTCTCCCAACCTTTTTTTGCCTATAAATTTCAGCCTCCACCTCAACACATTTGAAACCCACCACCCTATCCTTTACTAGGCCTCTGCTGATATTGCTGCAGTCACTAGCAATCATATAATGGCTTCTGCTGTCACATTTTCTTTAGGGGCAAAAATTCTATGCTTAACTCTTTGTCTGCTGAGCTTATGCTGCTCTGCTTTCACTCCTCAAGACTACTCAAATGCTCTCGAAAAGTCGATTCTCTTCTTCGAGGGTCAGAGGTCCGGGAAACTGCCCGACAACCAGCGGCTCAGTTGGAGGGGGAATTCCGGCTTGTCCGATGGCTCTTCCTACCATGTACTAATTAATTCGTGTTCTTTTGTCTGAACTTTATGTTTAGTATATTTACAATATCATGTAACATTTTGGAGGTGAACTGTGTTTCAGGTGGACTTAGTAGGAGGCTACTATGATGCTGGAGACAATGTCAAGTTTGGCCTGCCAATGGCCTTCACCACTACATTGCTGGCATGGAGTGTGATTGAATTTGGTGACTCTATGCATAGCCAGATTGACAATGCGAAAGCCGCCGTACGTTGGAGCACTGATTATCTTCTAAAAGCAGCCACTGCAACCCCCGGAACGTTATATGTCCAAGTAAGATAAACAAGCAAATATGcacaaataaaaacaatttataaacttttaataaaaaatagaacTGGGATACTAAATAGACGATAAAATGgcactaaaccatggtactAAAGCCTAAAAGAATTGACTCATTGTTAACGACGTTGGTTTGGAGCTGAAGAGAGGTCCTAAATATAGTACATGTTTTGGTGGTTGCAGGTGGCAGATCCTAACATGGACCACCGGTGCTGGGAGAGGCCAGAAGACATGGATACGCCGCGCAATGTGTACAAGGTGTCAACCCAAAATCCAGGATCAGATGTTGCAGCTGAGACTGCTGCTGCATTGGCTGCCGCTTCCATAGTGTTCAAAGACTCCGACTCTCCTTACTCTGCAAAATTGCTTCACACAGCAATGAAAGTAAACATCTATAACAAAAATTTGACTTCATTTTAACAATTTTTCCGCTATTACCGCGTGTTAACAAGAacgttaattttaaattttgatcgcCATGCAGGTGTTTGATTTTGCAGACAAGTACAGAGGTTCTTACAGTGACTCACTTGGTTCAGTGGTCTGCCCTTTTTACTGCTCATACTCAGGATACCATGTAAGAAAATGAATATAATTTTGCTTCAAATTGCTTTCTTTTACGAAAAATATGCACAAATGGAACAGTCACaatcttttaataaaaaatagaacTGGAGGGACTTCGAACATACAATATTTTATATAGTCtctcacttttattttttatttaaaatttgtaaccagttatatatgtatatattacgTGTATTTTCATCCCGTTAAAGTTCCTCTCATGACCCCAGTTGTACTGTTAAATAGGATGAGCTTCTGTGGGGTGCATCATGGATCCATAGAGCCTCTCAGAACAGTTCATATCTTGCCTACATCAAGTCCAATGGCCACACCTTGGGTGCAGATGACGATGACTATTCCTTCAGTTGGGATGACAAGAGACCTGGAACTAAAGTTCTCCTTTCCAAGGTTTTATTCTTATTGAAACTCCTACTTTTTCTGTTTGCGctttaaaatgaatattttataatttctcTACATTCACAAGTGAAGTGCAAAAGACCAAACGAGACGTGTGAAAATAACTAATTGGAAACTCTTAGAGGTGATATAACTTGTAACAATTGAATTTTGTGCAGAGCTTTCTAGAGAAAAATGATGAGGAATTCCAGTTATACAAATCACATTCAGACAACTACATATGCTCTCTAATTCCAGGGACATCTAGTTTTCAGGCCCAATATACGCCTGGTAAGCCTCCTTTCTTTATAGAAATAGGATCATTAGTCTGGCTATGGAATATTCGTCCTCTTTACGCATAAAAAACTTCTAACAAAATCGCTATCTTTTACATGTTGATATTGTGCTTATCCAAAACGATTTCGTTTTCAGGAGGACTGCTCTACAAGGCAAGTGAGAGCAATCTCCAATATGTCACATCAGCATCTTTACTCCTCCTAACATATGCAAAGTATCTAAGTTTAAATGGAGGAGTGGCAACATGTGGATCATCAAAAATCACAGCAGAAACCCTAATCTCAGAGGCAAAGAAGCAGGTGGACTACATTCTCGGTGACAATCCAGCAAAGATGTCATACATGGTAGGGTTTGGGGACAAGTTCCCGCAGCATGTGCACCACAGGGGTTCTTCTCTCCCATCAGTCCATCAACATCCCGGTCGCCTTGGCTGCAACGATGGATTTCAGTACCTGAATTCTGGTTCACCTAATCCAAATGTTCTTGTTGGAGCCGTTGTTGGTGGACCTGACAGTAAGGATAATTTTGCCGACGATCGGAACAATTATCAGCAGTCTGAGCCGGCTACTTACATCAATGCACCATTTGTTGGGGCTCTTGCTTTCTTCTCAGCTCAAAAGGGTTAGAAGAAGTGGATTTGGAGAGAAGAATGTTGTTACCACAAAAAGGAAGAGTTGTACGAATAATATGGAAACTTTAGTATTTCTCTAGTTGTTTAGAGGACCATGCATTGGCAATCACACTCTAAAGGGTGTGCCCTTGGCATGTCCATGAGCTGTGTGACATAGTATAAAGTGTAGGTTGGAAATGTTGGGAAATTGTTCTTGGTGGCAAATGATGAGAACTTTATTTTATCCAAAGTCATATATCTAGAAAATGACTAGTTCACGAAGGACCTGGGAAGTTCTCCTGTTGCATTCCTTAAAAAATAGACTTGGCCGTTGTCAAGTTTGATAGTATACTCTTTGTGCAAAGTAGTTTAAAtttctagtggtattcttcttcacttgtaagttaaatgttttaggttcgattcttaccaaaaacaattttgaaccacattattactaacttATTGTGAGACTTAGCACACTTCTCCACTTATCACGACGCGAAATGAGTACCAAAAACTGTGACTTTAAATTTTTTGATGCAGACTTCTATGTCACACGATAGAATGGGTGACACTATCGAATCAAAACATAACAAGGTGttacaaatttaattataattaaaaaaattatgacactATGTTTTAACTGACAATGCATGTTATTTATCTTAACATACCATCGTAGCAGAAAATTTCAACCAATCGTAATTGAAATAAAATCTCAACAATCACAAATTTGGTAAACCAAACAATAATACATCCCCAAATCAAAGTTAATCTCCAActtaaaacaaataaatcaGACCAACCATGGCAACAAAGTAAAttacaattaaacaaaaaaaccccaacaaaaaagaaaaagaaaaaaagaatctcatccaaaaaagaaaaaagaaaaaagaaaaagaaaaagaaaaataaaaataagctaCCTTCATATTTTATAGCGCGAGTCGGGTAGTCGGTAGTTACAACGAAACACCCCCAGAACCTCCTATCTTCTTCTCCACACGAAGATTAAATCTCAGCACTTCACACTGAGAGTTGCAATCCCAGATCCGACCCTAAACGATGTCGTCCACCCCTCGCCAATTccccctcctcctctctctcctcgctttcttctctttctgctCCGCCGAGATCCGATTCTCCTCGATCCGATCCGACAGGCGCCAAATCATCCCCTTCGACCAGTTCGGCTTCACCCACAAGGGCCGCCTGGAGCTCAACGTCTCTAAAATCGCCCTCGCGGAACTTCCCAGCGGGGATCCGGACCTCTCCAAAGTCGGGTTCTTTCTCTGCACCCGCGACTCCTGGATCCACGTCTTCCAGCAGCTCGAGGAGGGCGAAATCGGATGCGCCCTCGATTCCACCCTCGTCAAGCCCGTCTACACCTTCAAATCCCTCAACGGCGTCGATCAATTCTCCACCGTCTTCTCCGAGACCGACGCCGATCAGTACACCCTCCTCTTCGCCAACTGCCTCCAGCCGCTCAAGGTCTCCATGGACGTCAAATCGGCGGCGTACAACCTCGAGGGGAAGACCAACGACCGCCGCGATTACCTCTCCGCCGGTAAAACGATTCTCCCTAGGGTTTACTTCCTGTTATCTTTAGTCTATGCATCTCTGGCCGGACTTTGGGTTTTCGTTCTGTACAAAAAACGACTCACCGTTTTTAGAATCCATTTCTTTATGCTCGCTGTCGTAATTCTCAAGGCATTTAACTTGCTGTGTGAGGCGGAGGACAAGTCATATATTAAGCGCACCGGTAGCGCTCACGGCTGGGATGTGTTGTTCTATATCTTTAGCTTCTTGAAGGGTGTCACTTTGTTTACTTTGATTGTTTTGATCGGAACCGGGTGGTCGTTTTTGAAACCCTttttgcaagacaaggagaagaaggtgtTGATGATTGTGATTCCGCTTCAGGTGATAGCCAACATTGCCCAGGTTGTGATTGACGAGACCGGCCCTTTCGGGCAGGATTGGGTTACTTGGAAGCAGGTTTTTCTGCTTGTTGATGTTATTTGCTGCTGTGCTGTGTTGTTCCCGATTGTGTGGTCTATTAAAAACTTGAGAGAGGCGGCCAGGACCGATGGGAAGGCTGCGGTGAATTTGATGAAGTTGACTCTGTTCAGGCAGTACTACATTGTGGTTATATGCTATATTTACTTCACAAGAGTTGTGGTTTACGCATTGGAGACCATCACGTCGTACCGGTACCTTTGGACCAGTGTGGTTGCCGCAGAGTTGGCCACGCTTGCTTTCTATGTGTTTACAGGGTACAAGTTCAAGCCGGAGGCCCACAATCCATACTTTGTGATCGATGACGAGGAGGAAGAGGCTGCAGCTGAGCAGCTGAAGCTTGAGGATGAGTTCGAATTGTGATTTTATTGTAGAGAGGAATGAAGATGGTTCTCCGTGATCCAATTGGGAAGGCCGAGGTAGAATATCGTTCATTGCAGTGGAATATagtttgtgtttcatgttgTTTACTGTCTGTTTTTCCTTACAATTGAAGTTAGTAGTTAGTAGGATAATGTCACACCCTCGTCATTTTTTCTGTGAATCGAAGAATATGTGTAACTACCAAAAGATAATGTCTGGCATGAATTTTTGCATAAAGGGTGCGTGATTCCATCATATTGTTTATCGAATTCTACTTTTAAGGTGCCCTTTGATTCTGCATAAATTTGGTTCGTGGTGGAGCTACTTCTGCAATGTGTGGTAGCTTTCTTGTGGTAGAGAAGGGATATAGAGAACAGAAGAAACATGATCAATCTAACTCTTAAACTTAATGCAGGAGAGTAGAGATGGTAAACTGCAAGTAGCGAGATAGAAGTGGTGATTAATTCTAAACTGTGATTTCTTTAAGCGGATTAGAATTACGTAAAACAATCTCTAGCACGTCGCTAAACTTACACAAAGTGATCAAGATTATACATCCTCATCATTTGCAATTTGGGATTGTTGTGTGGGGTTGTTTGTGTTCGTATTCTTGTGTATCGACTGAAGGCATCCCCTTTCTGTCTTTATATAAAGAATGATGTGATTAGGTTATAGTTAGTGAATAACTTAGCTACGACGCTTAAATTTCTGTTTTATAAGTTCATGTATGATATACAAATGTTCTGCTAGTGAACTGCAAAATTGATACAAGTTCGTGGATGAAAAACGTAATTTGTGTAACGTAAGTGGTACCGGTGAAAATATCGGTGTGCAATTTGCGGAAATATCAACGGATGTATTGAATATCGATATTGATATCGATTGCTTTCGGTGGAAATGATGGACATTTAAAATAGAactttacactatgtttggatgaggaaaaaaaacttagaatttggataaaagtcagaatttataaatttaaatgcATCAATTTCCTTGTtttgattcataaacatagagaTTTAAAATTCCACGTGAAAAAAAAGAACTAGGAATTTAGGACCTCCAAGTTCCAAGTTTGAATTCCATGTAAAATAAGTGtcatttttcaatttctatgattgagagtttaaatataacaaattcCATATTCAATTTCATTGTTATTTAAGATTAACCAAACAAGGAAATTCATagattctagaaaataaaattttgtcatttcaatttccgtcatttcaaaattccttagtaattttaaatttctttatccAAACAAAGTGTTAGGGATTGTTAAACATTGGTTTGGACGAAATATAAGAGGTTCTTCGATATTTAATAGATGTATTAAAAATAGCAACGATATCTATTGATTTTAGCTTAAAATGAAGAGTTTGTCTAATATGAGGTTATGT of Malus sylvestris chromosome 6, drMalSylv7.2, whole genome shotgun sequence contains these proteins:
- the LOC126625909 gene encoding endoglucanase CX-like isoform X1, with protein sequence MASAVTFSLGAKILCLTLCLLSLCCSAFTPQDYSNALEKSILFFEGQRSGKLPDNQRLSWRGNSGLSDGSSYHVDLVGGYYDAGDNVKFGLPMAFTTTLLAWSVIEFGDSMHSQIDNAKAAVRWSTDYLLKAATATPGTLYVQVADPNMDHRCWERPEDMDTPRNVYKVSTQNPGSDVAAETAAALAAASIVFKDSDSPYSAKLLHTAMKVFDFADKYRGSYSDSLGSVVCPFYCSYSGYHDELLWGASWIHRASQNSSYLAYIKSNGHTLGADDDDYSFSWDDKRPGTKVLLSKSFLEKNDEEFQLYKSHSDNYICSLIPGTSSFQAQYTPGGLLYKASESNLQYVTSASLLLLTYAKYLSLNGGVATCGSSKITAETLISEAKKQVDYILGDNPAKMSYMVGFGDKFPQHVHHRGSSLPSVHQHPGRLGCNDGFQYLNSGSPNPNVLVGAVVGGPDSKDNFADDRNNYQQSEPATYINAPFVGALAFFSAQKG
- the LOC126625909 gene encoding endoglucanase CX-like isoform X2 codes for the protein MASAVTFSLGAKILCLTLCLLSLCCSAFTPQDYSNALEKSILFFEGQRSGKLPDNQRLSWRGNSGLSDGSSYHVDLVGGYYDAGDNVKFGLPMAFTTTLLAWSVIEFGDSMHSQIDNAKAAVRWSTDYLLKAATATPGTLYVQVADPNMDHRCWERPEDMDTPRNVYKVSTQNPGSDVAAETAAALAAASIVFKDSDSPYSAKLLHTAMKVFDFADKYRGSYSDSLGSVVCPFYCSYSGYHDELLWGASWIHRASQNSSYLAYIKSNGHTLGADDDDYSFSWDDKRPGTKVLLSKSFLEKNDEEFQLYKSHSDNYICSLIPGTSSFQAQYTPGLLYKASESNLQYVTSASLLLLTYAKYLSLNGGVATCGSSKITAETLISEAKKQVDYILGDNPAKMSYMVGFGDKFPQHVHHRGSSLPSVHQHPGRLGCNDGFQYLNSGSPNPNVLVGAVVGGPDSKDNFADDRNNYQQSEPATYINAPFVGALAFFSAQKG
- the LOC126625912 gene encoding uncharacterized protein LOC126625912 isoform X2, whose product is MQGRSRSQQQKVVREVLLSMLPPGAPEQVEEVEINGVKQSSGVHIKKCSGQRFLNWLQILKIGVMKWCMAKFHRRLKRTQSLNSHVLLIYVPLQIPAPVLVRNYKIERYMLLLYSLPY
- the LOC126625912 gene encoding beta-carotene isomerase D27, chloroplastic-like isoform X1, yielding MQGRSRSQQQKVVREVLLSMLPPGAPEQKLFQPTKWAAEFNAALTVPFFHWLVGPSEVEEVEINGVKQSSGVHIKKCRYLENNGLQILKIGVMKWCMAKFHRRLKRTQSLNSHVLLIYVPLQIPAPVLVRNYKIERYMLLLYSLPY
- the LOC126625910 gene encoding protein CANDIDATE G-PROTEIN COUPLED RECEPTOR 7-like — protein: MSSTPRQFPLLLSLLAFFSFCSAEIRFSSIRSDRRQIIPFDQFGFTHKGRLELNVSKIALAELPSGDPDLSKVGFFLCTRDSWIHVFQQLEEGEIGCALDSTLVKPVYTFKSLNGVDQFSTVFSETDADQYTLLFANCLQPLKVSMDVKSAAYNLEGKTNDRRDYLSAGKTILPRVYFLLSLVYASLAGLWVFVLYKKRLTVFRIHFFMLAVVILKAFNLLCEAEDKSYIKRTGSAHGWDVLFYIFSFLKGVTLFTLIVLIGTGWSFLKPFLQDKEKKVLMIVIPLQVIANIAQVVIDETGPFGQDWVTWKQVFLLVDVICCCAVLFPIVWSIKNLREAARTDGKAAVNLMKLTLFRQYYIVVICYIYFTRVVVYALETITSYRYLWTSVVAAELATLAFYVFTGYKFKPEAHNPYFVIDDEEEEAAAEQLKLEDEFEL